From the Armatimonadota bacterium genome, one window contains:
- a CDS encoding alpha/beta hydrolase, with product MIKLNLFVSVLAVLLLAVGALKAQEAADEPAPKPEWQVPDGMELLRDIQYARDDHPKHRLDILRLKDAPKDPMPVLVWIHGGGFTGGSKTSGYPRLMRFVKRGYLGVTIDYRLGGEVAFPEHLQDCKCAIRFLRAHAKEYNLDPRRIGVWGSSAGGNLVAMLGVTGGIREFEGKSGWPGYSSRVQAVLEYFGMTDFLAIYELAKAGKSTERFLPMDGNESISRLLGVEKYFEHPDLCRKASPTTYASKDDAPFYIFHGDQDPLTPASQGELLNKVLRAAGVESDFYLVKGGRHGWPPRADVDDKVDAFLDKHLKPKTGVK from the coding sequence ATGATCAAGCTGAATCTGTTTGTCTCCGTTCTGGCGGTCCTGCTTCTCGCGGTCGGCGCGCTGAAGGCGCAGGAAGCGGCAGACGAACCCGCGCCCAAGCCGGAGTGGCAGGTTCCGGACGGCATGGAACTCCTCCGGGATATCCAGTACGCGAGGGACGACCATCCCAAGCACAGGCTGGACATACTGCGCCTGAAGGACGCCCCGAAGGACCCGATGCCGGTACTGGTGTGGATTCACGGCGGCGGCTTCACGGGAGGCAGCAAGACGTCGGGCTACCCGCGCCTGATGCGCTTCGTCAAACGCGGATATCTCGGAGTCACGATAGACTACCGACTCGGCGGCGAGGTCGCCTTCCCGGAACACCTCCAGGACTGCAAGTGCGCCATCCGGTTCCTCCGCGCCCATGCGAAGGAGTACAATCTCGACCCGCGCCGCATCGGCGTGTGGGGCAGTTCGGCAGGGGGCAACCTCGTCGCGATGCTCGGCGTCACCGGCGGCATCAGGGAGTTCGAGGGCAAGAGCGGCTGGCCTGGGTACTCGAGCCGCGTTCAGGCCGTGCTGGAGTACTTCGGCATGACCGACTTCCTTGCGATCTACGAGCTGGCGAAGGCGGGGAAGTCCACGGAGCGCTTCCTGCCCATGGACGGGAACGAGTCTATCTCCCGCCTGCTCGGCGTGGAGAAGTACTTCGAGCACCCGGACCTGTGCAGAAAGGCCAGCCCGACAACCTACGCCTCGAAGGACGACGCGCCGTTCTACATATTCCACGGCGACCAGGACCCTCTGACGCCCGCGAGCCAGGGTGAGCTGCTAAACAAGGTCCTCAGAGCGGCGGGCGTCGAGTCGGACTTCTACCTCGTGAAGGGCGGCAGGCACGGGTGGCCCCCCCGCGCGGATGTGGACGACAAGGTGGACGCATTCCTGGACAAGCACCTGAAGCCGAAAACAGGCGTGAAGTAG
- the ugpC gene encoding sn-glycerol-3-phosphate ABC transporter ATP-binding protein UgpC gives MAGVTLRNLTKTFKNVVAVNNVSLEIEDKEFLVLVGPSGCGKTTCLRMVAGLEEATGGEILIGDRLVNDVSPKDRDIAMVFQNYALYPHMSVFDNMAFGLKLRKFPREEIKRRVQEAGQLLGLGDLLDRKPKQLSGGQRQRVALGRAIVREPKVFLMDEPLSNLDAKLRVQTRAELIKLHRRLGITTIYVTHDQVEAMTMGDRIVVMRDGLVQQVDTPLGLYNKPVNMFVAGFIGTPSMNFLDATLQKEGDRYVVDAGCFKVMIPKDKDGARFDSYVGKPVVFGVRPEDMFDKNIASLVTPTEENTVKVMVDVIEPMGSIVTMYLTCGPHSLVATIDADTKAKELQEMDIILDMEKTHLFDKETEEAIS, from the coding sequence ATGGCTGGTGTGACACTGAGGAACCTGACCAAGACTTTCAAGAACGTCGTGGCAGTGAATAACGTGAGCCTGGAAATAGAGGACAAGGAGTTTCTCGTCCTCGTCGGGCCTTCCGGGTGCGGAAAGACCACATGCCTCCGGATGGTGGCCGGCCTCGAGGAGGCCACCGGCGGCGAGATCCTGATCGGCGACCGCCTGGTGAACGATGTCTCCCCGAAGGACCGCGACATAGCCATGGTCTTCCAGAACTACGCGCTCTACCCTCATATGAGCGTCTTCGACAACATGGCGTTCGGCCTCAAGCTCCGCAAGTTTCCGAGGGAGGAGATCAAGCGCCGCGTGCAGGAAGCCGGCCAGCTTCTCGGCCTCGGCGATCTTCTCGACCGCAAGCCGAAGCAGCTCTCCGGCGGTCAGAGGCAGAGAGTCGCCCTCGGGCGGGCGATAGTCCGCGAGCCGAAGGTCTTCCTTATGGATGAGCCGCTCTCGAACCTCGACGCCAAGCTCCGCGTGCAGACGCGCGCCGAGCTGATCAAGCTCCACCGCCGCCTCGGCATCACTACGATCTACGTCACGCACGACCAGGTCGAGGCGATGACGATGGGCGATCGGATCGTGGTCATGCGCGACGGCCTGGTGCAGCAGGTTGACACGCCGCTCGGCCTCTACAACAAGCCGGTCAACATGTTCGTCGCGGGATTCATCGGCACGCCGTCCATGAACTTCCTCGACGCGACCCTGCAGAAGGAAGGCGACAGGTACGTCGTTGACGCCGGTTGCTTCAAAGTCATGATACCGAAGGACAAGGACGGCGCCCGGTTCGACTCCTACGTCGGCAAGCCGGTCGTCTTCGGCGTCCGGCCGGAGGACATGTTCGACAAGAACATCGCCTCGCTCGTGACCCCGACTGAAGAGAACACGGTCAAGGTGATGGTTGACGTCATCGAGCCCATGGGCTCCATCGTGACCATGTACCTGACCTGCGGCCCGCACTCGCTGGTCGCCACCATTGACGCCGACACGAAGGCGAAGGAACTCCAGGAGATGGACATTATCCTCGACATGGAGAAGACTCACCTCTTCGACAAGGAGACCGAGGAAGCGATCAGCTAG
- the trxA gene encoding thioredoxin: protein MSNAQAVTADNFEKEVLQSEIPVLVDFWAEWCGPCRALAPTVDEIAEENAGKLKVVKLDTDKAPSVAAKYGIMSIPTLILFKNGDIVEQLIGMMPKAGIMAKISPHL from the coding sequence ATGAGCAACGCCCAAGCGGTCACCGCCGACAACTTCGAGAAGGAAGTGCTTCAGTCCGAGATTCCCGTACTCGTTGATTTCTGGGCCGAATGGTGCGGTCCCTGCAGAGCGCTCGCGCCTACCGTGGACGAAATCGCGGAGGAGAACGCCGGCAAGCTGAAAGTCGTCAAGCTGGACACCGACAAGGCGCCGTCGGTCGCCGCGAAGTACGGCATCATGAGCATCCCTACGCTCATCCTCTTCAAGAACGGCGACATCGTGGAGCAGTTGATCGGCATGATGCCCAAGGCCGGAATCATGGCCAAAATCTCGCCTCACCTCTAG
- a CDS encoding transposase, with amino-acid sequence MQNFKSVSTRRINRVNRSPGRTVWQRNYYEHVIRSEKSLNAIRRYIEVNPTGWLRDPEYTSP; translated from the coding sequence GTGCAGAACTTCAAATCCGTGTCAACGCGCCGGATCAACAGGGTAAACCGCAGCCCCGGTCGAACAGTGTGGCAGCGCAACTACTACGAGCACGTCATCCGGAGCGAGAAGTCCTTGAATGCTATCCGCCGGTACATCGAGGTCAACCCTACCGGCTGGCTGAGAGACCCTGAATACACCAGTCCGTAA
- a CDS encoding alpha-L-fucosidase, whose translation MRTITVLIILIATIASAQAAYQPTWESLDARPIPGWYDDAKFGIFIHWGVYSVPAWGPKGQYSEWYWQHMQNKNGETWKYHLEKYGEKFQYQDFAPQFKAELFDPDQWADIFARSGAKYIVLTSKHHEGFALWPSAESWNWNSVDIGPHRDLCGDLTKSVKARGIKMGFYYSMYEWFNPIYRSDVKRYVEQHMLPQMKDLVARYQPSLVWTDGEWGHPSATWRSTEFIAWLYNESAVKDEVVIDDRWGSDTRGKHGGFYTTEYGHGGNNPALATHKWEECRGMGASFGYNRNEDLGDYKSAAEMIHMLVDLVSRGGNLLLDIGPTADGRIPVIMEQRLIEIGDWLKVNGEAIYGTKPWRVASEGDVWYTSKDGAVYAVIKRWPGKELVLTTPKSSKSTTVTMLGIAQPLKWKSRDGKLTIQVPQMSVDEVPCRHAYAFKLTGVD comes from the coding sequence ATGCGTACGATCACCGTACTGATCATCCTGATCGCCACCATAGCATCCGCCCAGGCTGCGTACCAGCCTACCTGGGAATCGCTCGACGCGCGGCCGATCCCGGGGTGGTATGACGACGCCAAGTTCGGCATCTTCATCCACTGGGGCGTCTACTCCGTCCCCGCGTGGGGGCCGAAGGGGCAGTACTCCGAGTGGTACTGGCAGCACATGCAGAACAAGAACGGCGAGACCTGGAAGTACCACCTCGAGAAGTACGGCGAGAAGTTCCAGTACCAGGACTTCGCCCCGCAGTTCAAGGCCGAGCTGTTCGACCCCGACCAGTGGGCGGACATCTTCGCCCGCTCCGGCGCGAAGTACATCGTTCTGACGTCCAAGCACCACGAGGGATTCGCTCTATGGCCGAGCGCCGAATCGTGGAACTGGAACAGCGTTGATATCGGCCCGCACCGCGACCTCTGCGGCGACCTCACCAAGTCGGTGAAGGCGCGCGGCATCAAGATGGGCTTCTACTACTCCATGTACGAGTGGTTCAACCCGATCTATCGCTCCGACGTGAAGCGCTACGTCGAACAGCACATGCTCCCGCAGATGAAGGACCTCGTGGCGCGGTACCAGCCGTCGCTCGTCTGGACCGACGGCGAGTGGGGTCATCCGAGCGCGACCTGGCGGAGCACCGAGTTCATCGCGTGGCTCTACAACGAGTCGGCCGTCAAGGACGAGGTCGTGATTGACGACCGCTGGGGGAGCGACACCCGCGGCAAGCACGGCGGATTCTACACCACCGAATACGGTCACGGCGGGAACAACCCGGCTCTCGCCACGCACAAGTGGGAGGAGTGCCGGGGCATGGGCGCATCGTTCGGCTACAACCGCAACGAGGACCTCGGCGACTATAAGTCGGCGGCCGAGATGATCCACATGCTTGTGGACCTCGTCAGCAGGGGCGGCAACCTGCTGCTCGACATCGGCCCGACCGCCGACGGGCGCATCCCGGTCATCATGGAGCAGCGGCTCATCGAGATCGGCGATTGGCTGAAGGTCAACGGCGAGGCGATCTACGGCACGAAGCCCTGGCGGGTCGCTTCGGAGGGCGACGTCTGGTATACTTCCAAAGACGGCGCGGTCTATGCCGTCATCAAGCGCTGGCCGGGCAAGGAACTGGTCCTGACCACGCCGAAGTCTTCGAAGAGCACGACGGTCACGATGCTCGGCATCGCCCAACCGCTGAAATGGAAGAGCAGGGACGGCAAACTCACCATCCAGGTCCCGCAGATGTCGGTGGACGAAGTGCCCTGCCGCCACGCTTATGCCTTCAAGCTCACCGGGGTGGACTGA
- a CDS encoding alpha/beta hydrolase, whose translation MKRHLRLSLAVLIALLICIPALVQGQQIPSDVEVIRDVEYGKGGDVSLKLDIVRPKAQPKDPMPVVIFIHGGGWSAGDKQGGMPHLIPLAQKGYFCATINYRLTGIAPFPAQIEDCKCAIRWMRAHAKQYNADPKRIGVWGGSAGGHLVALLGTSAGRRELEGRGGWAGYSSRVQAVCDWFGPTDFLYWAEEVTKKGIDIVKLENEVAGGVISKLFGGPFSEKRDVARQAGPITYVSKDDPPFLIMHGDQDPLVPLSQSQVFYDALKKTGVDATLKVLEGAGHGFGPKYDADKTVAEFFDKHLRKGSNPK comes from the coding sequence ATGAAAAGACACCTCAGACTCAGTCTCGCCGTCCTGATCGCCCTCTTGATCTGCATCCCCGCGCTCGTGCAGGGACAGCAGATTCCATCTGACGTGGAAGTCATCCGCGACGTGGAGTACGGCAAGGGCGGCGACGTATCCCTGAAGCTCGATATCGTGCGACCTAAGGCCCAGCCGAAGGATCCGATGCCGGTGGTAATCTTCATCCACGGCGGCGGATGGTCGGCCGGCGACAAGCAGGGCGGCATGCCGCACCTGATCCCGCTCGCACAGAAAGGCTATTTCTGCGCCACGATCAACTACCGGCTTACCGGCATTGCCCCGTTCCCCGCTCAGATCGAGGACTGCAAGTGCGCGATCCGCTGGATGCGCGCTCATGCGAAGCAGTACAACGCCGACCCGAAGCGCATCGGAGTGTGGGGCGGTTCGGCCGGGGGACACCTCGTCGCGCTGCTCGGCACTTCCGCCGGCCGAAGGGAACTGGAGGGAAGAGGCGGATGGGCCGGCTACTCCAGCCGCGTTCAGGCCGTCTGCGACTGGTTCGGCCCGACCGACTTCCTCTACTGGGCCGAGGAAGTGACCAAGAAGGGGATCGATATCGTGAAGCTGGAGAACGAGGTGGCCGGTGGAGTGATCTCCAAGCTGTTCGGCGGGCCGTTCTCCGAGAAGCGGGACGTTGCGAGGCAGGCCGGCCCGATCACCTATGTCTCGAAGGACGACCCGCCCTTTCTTATCATGCACGGCGACCAGGACCCGCTCGTCCCGTTGAGCCAGAGCCAGGTCTTCTACGACGCGCTCAAGAAGACCGGAGTCGACGCCACGCTGAAGGTATTGGAGGGCGCGGGCCACGGCTTCGGCCCGAAGTATGACGCGGACAAGACCGTCGCCGAGTTCTTCGACAAACACCTGCGAAAAGGGAGCAACCCGAAATGA
- a CDS encoding alpha-L-fucosidase: MYQPKWESLDKRPVPRWVDDAKFGIFIHWGVYSVPAWAPTGGAADSYAEWYWHHMNDPKHPTHKRHPEVYGEKFRYQDFAPQFKAEMFDPDRWADLFDRAGAKYIVLTSKHHDAFCLWPSRHSWNWNSVDIGPHRDICGDLSGAVKARGIKMGFYYSLYEWYNPDYLHDLPRYVDEHMIPQMKDLVTRYEPSLVWTDGEWEKPSEDWKSVEFLAWLFNESPVKDEVAVNDRWGKETRSAHGGYFTTEYGQIHLGADLTLAENRKWEECRGIGASFGFNRNERLEDYKSAKELIHLLVETVSNGGNLLLDIGPAADGTIPVIMEERLLQIGDWLKVNGEAIYGTKQWRVSSEGDVCYTAKDGALYAIVKRWPGQELVLSAPKPSPNATVEMLGMPGPLKWGARDGKMVIVVPQIAPDELPREHAYVFKLTGVE, encoded by the coding sequence ATGTACCAACCCAAATGGGAATCGCTCGACAAGCGGCCCGTGCCTCGCTGGGTAGACGACGCCAAGTTCGGCATCTTCATCCACTGGGGAGTCTATTCCGTCCCCGCCTGGGCGCCGACCGGCGGCGCGGCGGACAGCTATGCCGAGTGGTACTGGCACCACATGAACGATCCGAAGCATCCGACCCACAAGCGGCACCCGGAGGTCTACGGCGAGAAGTTCCGGTACCAGGACTTCGCCCCGCAGTTCAAGGCCGAGATGTTCGATCCCGACCGGTGGGCCGACCTCTTCGACCGGGCGGGCGCGAAGTACATCGTCCTTACCTCCAAGCACCACGACGCATTCTGCCTCTGGCCGAGCAGGCACAGTTGGAACTGGAACAGCGTTGACATCGGCCCTCATCGCGACATCTGCGGCGACCTGTCGGGGGCGGTCAAGGCGCGGGGCATCAAGATGGGCTTCTACTACTCGCTCTATGAGTGGTACAACCCCGATTACCTCCACGACCTCCCGCGGTACGTGGACGAGCACATGATCCCGCAGATGAAGGACCTCGTGACCCGGTACGAGCCTTCGCTCGTCTGGACCGACGGCGAGTGGGAGAAACCGAGCGAGGACTGGAAGAGCGTCGAGTTCCTCGCGTGGCTCTTCAATGAGTCGCCCGTGAAGGATGAGGTGGCGGTCAACGACCGGTGGGGCAAGGAGACTCGGAGCGCCCACGGCGGCTACTTCACCACCGAGTACGGCCAGATCCATCTCGGCGCGGATCTCACCCTCGCCGAGAACCGCAAGTGGGAGGAGTGCCGCGGCATCGGCGCGTCGTTCGGCTTCAACCGAAATGAGCGCCTGGAGGACTACAAGTCCGCGAAGGAACTGATCCACCTGCTGGTCGAGACGGTCAGCAATGGCGGCAACCTGCTCCTCGACATCGGTCCCGCCGCCGACGGCACGATCCCGGTCATCATGGAGGAGCGCCTCCTCCAGATCGGCGACTGGCTGAAGGTCAACGGCGAGGCGATCTACGGCACGAAGCAGTGGCGGGTCTCCTCGGAAGGAGACGTGTGCTACACGGCGAAGGACGGCGCGCTCTATGCGATCGTCAAGCGTTGGCCGGGCCAGGAACTCGTGCTCAGCGCCCCGAAGCCGTCGCCGAACGCGACCGTCGAGATGCTCGGCATGCCCGGCCCCCTCAAGTGGGGCGCCAGGGACGGCAAGATGGTCATCGTCGTCCCGCAGATCGCGCCTGATGAGCTTCCGCGCGAGCATGCGTACGTCTTCAAGCTGACCGGCGTGGAGTAG
- a CDS encoding SDR family oxidoreductase gives MARLLVTGGSGMLGSYAAAQAAAAGWDVTATCSGNAVELPGVRVERLDISDSVQVTDAVGRIRPDVIIHTAAQAKPDVCEENKRLAWDTNVVGTDNLARAAECVCAHFVHVSTDLVFSGEQNPYSEGDHLSPPNYYGLTKAAAEAAVLASEIETAIVRTSIIYGPRIFPNLNSFSDRIVESLRAGKPMTAFTDQRRCPIPASNLAEVLLEIAERRLTGVFHAACPESSTRYEFAVKVAATFGLDASLIVPATMDQAPSPAYRPNILILDTSATQARLSTRLLGFAEGILTLVQRTSL, from the coding sequence ATGGCCAGACTGCTCGTAACAGGCGGAAGCGGGATGCTCGGCAGCTACGCGGCGGCCCAGGCGGCCGCCGCGGGATGGGACGTGACCGCGACCTGCTCCGGTAACGCGGTCGAGCTGCCGGGCGTCCGAGTCGAGCGGCTCGACATCAGCGATTCCGTACAGGTGACGGACGCGGTCGGGCGCATCCGCCCGGATGTCATCATCCACACGGCGGCACAGGCGAAGCCGGACGTCTGCGAGGAGAACAAGCGCCTCGCCTGGGATACCAACGTCGTCGGGACCGACAACCTGGCCCGCGCCGCCGAATGCGTCTGCGCCCACTTCGTCCATGTCTCGACCGACCTCGTCTTCAGCGGAGAGCAGAACCCCTACTCCGAGGGCGACCACCTCAGCCCGCCGAACTACTACGGCCTGACCAAGGCCGCCGCCGAAGCCGCCGTCCTCGCCTCCGAGATCGAGACCGCGATCGTCCGCACCTCGATCATCTACGGCCCGCGGATCTTCCCGAACCTGAACTCGTTCTCGGACAGGATCGTCGAGTCGCTTCGGGCCGGGAAGCCGATGACCGCGTTCACCGATCAGCGACGATGCCCGATCCCCGCGTCTAACCTGGCGGAGGTTCTGTTGGAGATCGCCGAACGGAGGCTCACGGGAGTCTTCCACGCGGCATGCCCGGAGTCGTCCACCCGCTACGAGTTCGCAGTGAAGGTCGCCGCGACATTCGGCCTCGACGCGTCGCTTATCGTTCCCGCTACGATGGACCAGGCACCCTCCCCCGCCTACCGCCCGAACATCCTGATCCTCGACACATCCGCGACCCAGGCCCGTCTCTCCACCCGGCTGCTCGGTTTTGCGGAAGGTATTCTAACGCTCGTTCAACGAACGTCACTGTAG